In one window of Anaerolineales bacterium DNA:
- a CDS encoding response regulator transcription factor: MTGEKILVVDDEANIIDLARMYLERDGFQVCAASDGAQALQEIASQKPALIVLDIMLPEIDGFEVCQRVRAESDVPIIMLTARDDDVDKIVGLELGADDYMTKPFNPRELVARVKAILRRRDRAPRESTAPLELGDLRVDPARREVRVAGEAVDLRAKEFDLLLAFCENHGIVLTREQLLERVWGFDFYGQTRTVDVHVAGLRKRLSNSEQVCIETVTGVGYKLVCE; the protein is encoded by the coding sequence ATGACGGGCGAGAAGATTCTTGTCGTCGACGATGAGGCCAACATCATCGATCTGGCGCGCATGTATCTGGAACGAGACGGTTTTCAGGTTTGTGCGGCGAGCGACGGTGCCCAGGCGCTGCAGGAAATTGCCAGCCAAAAACCGGCGCTGATCGTCCTGGACATCATGCTGCCCGAGATCGACGGTTTCGAGGTCTGCCAGCGGGTGCGGGCAGAATCGGACGTGCCCATCATCATGCTCACCGCCCGCGACGACGACGTGGACAAGATCGTCGGGCTGGAATTGGGCGCCGACGATTACATGACCAAACCCTTCAATCCGCGTGAACTGGTCGCCCGGGTGAAAGCGATTCTGCGCCGCAGGGATCGAGCGCCACGTGAGAGTACGGCTCCTTTGGAACTCGGCGACCTGCGCGTCGATCCGGCGCGTCGAGAGGTCCGAGTCGCCGGGGAAGCAGTCGATTTACGCGCCAAGGAATTCGATCTGCTGCTGGCGTTCTGTGAGAATCACGGCATCGTGCTCACGCGCGAACAGCTGCTCGAACGGGTCTGGGGCTTCGATTTCTACGGCCAGACCCGCACCGTCGACGTGCACGTGGCCGGCCTGCGCAAGCGGTTGTCGAACAGCGAGCAGGTGTGCATCGAGACGGTGACGGGCGTGGGTTACAAATTGGTGTGTGAGTAA
- a CDS encoding Rid family detoxifying hydrolase — protein sequence MMMRRDVLIADDVPAAIGPYSLGIKSGDLVFVSGTLGIDPQRGALVAGGIEAETRQALTNLSGILKSGGTSLENVVKTTVFMQDMGEFAKMNAVYAEFFPNEPPARSTVEVAALPKGAAVEIEAVAVVGGLLGD from the coding sequence ATGATGATGAGACGCGACGTCCTGATCGCGGACGATGTGCCTGCGGCCATCGGTCCGTATTCGTTGGGGATAAAGTCCGGAGACCTGGTGTTCGTATCCGGCACGCTGGGAATCGATCCGCAGCGTGGGGCACTGGTAGCCGGCGGAATCGAGGCGGAGACACGCCAGGCGCTGACGAATCTGTCCGGAATTCTCAAATCAGGCGGAACTTCGTTGGAGAACGTGGTCAAGACGACGGTTTTCATGCAGGACATGGGTGAATTTGCCAAAATGAACGCTGTTTATGCGGAGTTTTTCCCCAACGAACCGCCGGCCCGCTCGACGGTGGAAGTGGCGGCGCTGCCCAAAGGAGCGGCGGTGGAGATCGAGGCTGTCGCCGTCGTGGGTGGGCTGTTGGGGGATTGA